GAAATCGAACCGGCTGACGCCACGCGCTGGTGTGCGCTCAACACGCTACTCGTACCGTATGGCGGCTTGCTCGCGTCCGATCTGCGTGCGGGCGAGATCCTGCTCGTCAGCGGCGCGACCGGCAACTTCGGCAGCGCGTGCGTCGCGGTGGCGCTTGCGATGGGCGCGCGGTGCGTGGTCGCGCCCGGCCGCAACGCACAGGCGCTCGCGGATCTCAAGCGCCGCTTCGGCGAACGTGTGCACACCGTTGCGCTGACCGGCGACGAAACCACGGATCGCAAACACATGCAGCAGGCGGCGCCGGGACCGATCGATTGCGTGATGGATCTGATGCCGCCGTCCGTGCCCGCGACAACGGTGCGTGCTGCAGTGATGGCGGTCCGCCCGTATGGGCGCGTGGTGCTGATGGGCGGAGTCGGCATGCTGGGCGGTCCTGGACTCGAGTTGCCGTATCCGTGGATCATGCGCAACGACATCACGCTGCGCGGCAAGTGGATGTACCCGAAGGAAGCGGTGACGCTGATGACGGGTCTCATCCGCGCTGGGCTGCTGGACCTGGGGCATTTCGATGTGACGACTTTCGCACTGGATGATGCAAACGAGGCGGTCGCTCATGCGGCGGCGAACGGCGGGCCGTTCAGGATGACCGTGATAATGCCATAGCCTTGACGTGCGGTGTCCCGGCAGCCAGCAATCGTTCCGCTTCCGTCTCTCAGGTGCTCAGGTGCTCAGGTGCTCAGGTGCTCAGGTGCTCAGGTGCTCAGGTGCTCAGGTGCTCAGGTGCTCAACTCTACAAGCTAACCGGGAAAGTAAACAACCCCTCAAGAGGTTTTCGAACAGGCCTCTAAGGAAGCCCGCCACCCAGCAGGCGTTTTTGCGCCCGCACTATGCGCGGTCGCCCACATCCGTATCCCGTCCACACGGATCGACGATACCGTCCAGTGTATTGACTGGTCGACCAACCCAAAACGTTTCGGAATCCGCTGATTGACTGCGTTAACAGTATCCAGGCATGGACGGCATGATCGATTTCAACGCCATCGGATTTTTCGGAATTGTCGGATTTCAAAATATTTCAATCTCCTTAAGAGTTGCTAAGCCCTTCTGGGCGAACAAAAACTCAAAGGAGAAACATGAAAGCGTGGAAACTCCGTAGCAGATTGACGGGCACACTTGCCCGCCTGATTGTCGCGTCTGGCCTGCTGACCTCTGTTGCCTACACAAATGCGGCGACAGAAGACCAATGCATGCGCCTTTTTTTGAAGTCCTCAGGGATTCCTGGCACCCCAAGTTGCGCAATGGATGTCGCGGGCACTATGCCCCCGACCGACGGGCCAGACGATCCCTACAATCCAATAAATTACTATAACTGCGGACACTACATACCGGACTACTGTGCTGGTGCGACAGGCGGTGCTCCGCCAGACGCTACCTGTCCGATAAGTGACCCTGTATTCGCCGCTAGCGGTATTGTCACCACAACAGAGAATGACTTTGTCAGCGGCGATGAGGTCCCCATCACATTCGCGCGCACCTACCGATCTACGCCCTACCCATTAAACACGAATGCTGTCGGCGCAAACTGGATTCATAACTGGCAGCGAAAACTGGGCATCGTTGGCATTGGAGCCAGTGCCCAAAAGATCAATGCATACCGCGCAAACGGGGAGCCGATAACCTTCACAGTGGCGAACGGCGCGTGGCGAACGCCGACCTTTAGCGGCTTGACACTTGCCTGGAATGGCACGGGATGGTCGCTCACCGACCTTGTGACGGAGGCAGTGGAAACCTATTCTGCGCAAGGTGTTCTGCTATCAGAGACAACCAAGACCGGGTTCGTCAGGACGCTATCCTACGATGGATCGGGGCGGCTTTCCGCGATCACTCAACACGGTCCTGGAACCAATGCTGTCTACGACCTGACCATTCGGTTCGAATATGACCAGAACGGTCGCCTCGCACGACTGACAGATCCTGCCGGCGGCATAACACAATATAGGTACGGTCTTTGGGGCAATCTCATTTCCGTCATCTGGCCGGACGGAAACGTGCGCCAATACGTGTATACCGATGCTCAATCTCGGCGCGCGCTGACTGGAATCATTGATGAGACTGGGTCGCGCATCGCAACGTGGACATACGACGCACAAGGCAGAGCAACTACCGTTAGCCATCCCGATACATCAAGGAACGTACAGTTTGCCTATGGACCGGCGGCGACCACTGTCGCGGATAGCAATGGTTCAAGGACACTTTCTTTCTCGACCACAGATGGCGCGGTTCGCCCAACTGGCAGCAGCGGTTCAACGTCAAGCGGATTGACGTGGGATACGTCGGGCAATCTTCTGGCGACGACTACACCGGCACGCAATGCCGTCTACACATACGACGACACCGGCCGCCCGGTGAAAGCGAGTGTGCGGACTTCCTCCAGCGTCTCTGTCACTTCGGTGATGTATGCAGATGCGACGAGCCTCCATCCTGCGTCCGTCGCCATGCCGGGCAAGTTAATGTCATTCGTTTACGACGGCAATGGCAACGTCACGGGCTATAGCGAACGTGTCACGAACGATCTGACGGGTGAGGCAGGTTTCAATGCCACATGGAACGGACAGCAACAACGGACTATCGGTGCTCGATATGACCGGTTCAACCGTCTGGCCGAGGCGATCATCTACGCAAACAACGCTAAGGTTGCGGACTGGGTCTACTTCTACGACTTCACCGGCAATCTCAACAGCGCACAAAACCTTGTCTCGGGTTGGCTCTTTACCAATCAGGATCGCGATGCGGCCCACCGCGTCACCTGGCAAACCGGCAACTATCGCGAAGCTCGAATCGCATACGACTTCAGAGGGCGAGTCACCCGTTTTACATACGATGAACAGCCAATAGTCGAAACAGGCCGGGTTCGTCGTCTACTGACCGTAGATTACGGTTACTCGCCCGATGGTCGCGTGGTATCCC
This genomic stretch from Paraburkholderia caffeinilytica harbors:
- a CDS encoding DUF6531 domain-containing protein, whose product is MKAWKLRSRLTGTLARLIVASGLLTSVAYTNAATEDQCMRLFLKSSGIPGTPSCAMDVAGTMPPTDGPDDPYNPINYYNCGHYIPDYCAGATGGAPPDATCPISDPVFAASGIVTTTENDFVSGDEVPITFARTYRSTPYPLNTNAVGANWIHNWQRKLGIVGIGASAQKINAYRANGEPITFTVANGAWRTPTFSGLTLAWNGTGWSLTDLVTEAVETYSAQGVLLSETTKTGFVRTLSYDGSGRLSAITQHGPGTNAVYDLTIRFEYDQNGRLARLTDPAGGITQYRYGLWGNLISVIWPDGNVRQYVYTDAQSRRALTGIIDETGSRIATWTYDAQGRATTVSHPDTSRNVQFAYGPAATTVADSNGSRTLSFSTTDGAVRPTGSSGSTSSGLTWDTSGNLLATTTPARNAVYTYDDTGRPVKASVRTSSSVSVTSVMYADATSLHPASVAMPGKLMSFVYDGNGNVTGYSERVTNDLTGEAGFNATWNGQQQRTIGARYDRFNRLAEAIIYANNAKVADWVYFYDFTGNLNSAQNLVSGWLFTNQDRDAAHRVTWQTGNYREARIAYDFRGRVTRFTYDEQPIVETGRVRRLLTVDYGYSPDGRVVSRNGTVATSGGAAVGISSDDTDKWLDNYQAGLDPVGPPASRPGWLRSITSDASPVISPVCVDCGFIQARLAWPLFLHDLYFSAQTGKPIEDDPVEIQIAAQNQLPFPVLAPNLSKRTMLYAKMFASDANDSSGFVKCKDSGDCARVRTMCREKCDAVLPTSANVGFKYWNCVNDCAELHGCPRI
- a CDS encoding MDR/zinc-dependent alcohol dehydrogenase-like family protein; the encoded protein is MKAALLKTLGVPLAIEPISDPLAGTGEVIVDVVAAPVLSYALEVFSGERRYPIELPIVPGCGAVGRVRTTGPDATQLQPGDWVFCDPTVRSRDDALMPDIVLQGWSSRGEGGKLLQRYFHDGPFAERMRVPTENAVRIGEIEPADATRWCALNTLLVPYGGLLASDLRAGEILLVSGATGNFGSACVAVALAMGARCVVAPGRNAQALADLKRRFGERVHTVALTGDETTDRKHMQQAAPGPIDCVMDLMPPSVPATTVRAAVMAVRPYGRVVLMGGVGMLGGPGLELPYPWIMRNDITLRGKWMYPKEAVTLMTGLIRAGLLDLGHFDVTTFALDDANEAVAHAAANGGPFRMTVIMP